In a single window of the Streptomyces cinnabarinus genome:
- a CDS encoding GlcG/HbpS family heme-binding protein: protein MKKISRRARIATGGVVLAAVAAGTFGAVSASASAPTAAQARPAAVKSADTITSTHLSVEAATDAAEAVLEAAKKENQRVSVAVVDRNGNTLVTLRGDGAGPQSYESAIRKAFTAVSWNAPTSELAKRLEQTPNLKDIPGTLFLGGGAPVTADNAPIAGIGVAGAPSGALDEKFAQAGVAELAG from the coding sequence ATGAAGAAGATCTCCCGGCGTGCCCGCATCGCCACCGGCGGCGTCGTCCTCGCGGCCGTGGCCGCCGGTACCTTCGGCGCCGTGTCCGCCAGCGCCTCGGCGCCCACCGCCGCGCAGGCCCGGCCCGCAGCGGTGAAGTCCGCGGACACGATCACCTCCACGCACCTGTCGGTCGAGGCGGCCACCGACGCCGCCGAGGCGGTCCTGGAGGCGGCGAAGAAGGAGAACCAGCGGGTCTCCGTCGCCGTGGTCGACCGCAACGGCAACACCCTGGTGACCCTGCGCGGCGACGGCGCCGGCCCGCAGTCCTACGAGTCCGCGATCCGCAAGGCGTTCACCGCGGTCTCCTGGAACGCCCCCACCTCCGAGCTGGCCAAGCGCCTGGAGCAGACCCCGAACCTGAAGGACATCCCGGGCACCCTGTTCCTGGGCGGCGGTGCCCCGGTCACCGCGGACAACGCCCCGATCGCGGGCATCGGCGTGGCGGGCGCCCCGTCCGGCGCGCTGGACGAGAAGTTCGCGCAGGCGGGCGTGGCCGAACTGGCCGGCTGA
- a CDS encoding YncE family protein, with protein MPTLRTTVPALAAAAVLLTACDTPPAPSAGPTSTRPSTGSSRMPTAAPDTTLLVADFGADTVTFVDPAEGPLGSVRVGTAPYGLTVGDDGRAWVATAEGVAVVDTRTRERLALIPYETPDLGEPTYGEYRGGGMGIALAPDGGTVYVGVNVPGGNGTLEVIDTRTLKVTGTADTGRRPFDVDVSPDGRHVYATGHDSFDVTVVDAATLGTRRVEVAPYGTEGGLGSWLKPHYAAVRPSDGRLLLPFEGEKLVVLDPETGRSTVERMTANTHQHGVSVLADGTLLVVGTGPIDPAEDEGPSLTVRRPDGQEKVIPLDGPHEDVVAVGRTAYVTGGFTRDGYWDGLTVVDLDTGETRRLAAGQRPLGIAVLNP; from the coding sequence ATGCCCACGCTGCGCACCACCGTCCCGGCCCTCGCCGCCGCGGCCGTCCTGCTCACCGCCTGCGACACGCCCCCGGCCCCGTCCGCCGGACCCACCAGCACCCGCCCGTCGACCGGGAGTTCCCGCATGCCGACCGCCGCCCCGGACACCACCCTCCTCGTCGCGGACTTCGGCGCCGACACGGTCACGTTCGTCGACCCCGCCGAGGGCCCGCTCGGCTCGGTACGGGTCGGCACCGCCCCCTACGGGCTGACCGTCGGGGACGACGGCCGCGCCTGGGTCGCCACGGCGGAGGGCGTCGCGGTGGTGGACACCCGCACCCGCGAACGCCTCGCGCTGATCCCCTACGAGACTCCGGACCTCGGCGAGCCCACGTACGGCGAGTACCGCGGCGGCGGCATGGGCATCGCCCTCGCACCGGACGGCGGCACGGTGTACGTCGGTGTCAACGTGCCCGGCGGCAACGGCACGCTGGAGGTCATCGACACCCGCACCCTGAAGGTCACCGGCACCGCGGACACCGGGCGCCGCCCCTTCGACGTGGACGTCTCCCCGGACGGCCGGCACGTCTACGCCACCGGCCACGACTCCTTCGACGTCACCGTCGTCGACGCCGCGACCCTCGGCACCCGCCGCGTCGAGGTGGCGCCCTACGGCACAGAGGGCGGCCTGGGCTCCTGGCTGAAGCCGCACTACGCGGCCGTACGCCCCTCCGACGGGCGGCTGTTGCTGCCGTTCGAGGGCGAGAAGCTGGTCGTCCTGGACCCGGAGACGGGGCGCTCGACGGTGGAGCGCATGACGGCGAACACGCACCAGCACGGCGTGAGCGTGCTGGCCGACGGCACCCTCCTGGTCGTGGGCACCGGCCCGATCGACCCGGCGGAGGACGAGGGGCCCTCCCTGACCGTCCGTCGGCCGGACGGTCAGGAGAAGGTGATCCCGCTCGACGGTCCCCACGAGGACGTCGTCGCCGTGGGCCGTACGGCCTATGTGACCGGCGGCTTCACCCGGGACGGCTACTGGGACGGGCTGACGGTGGTCGACCTCGACACGGGCGAGACCCGCCGACTGGCGGCGGGGCAAAGGCCGTTGGGCATCGCGGTCCTGAACCCTTAG
- a CDS encoding esterase-like activity of phytase family protein, with protein MRMRSVLAAATAALAAATCLTAAGPSSADVPRDHACSPSVAIDRFSDALDKTTYQGTFVGNFSALAVDRDGSLAAVSDRSALFSLDGRTLAPRSVVPLADENGAAPDSEGLVIDRDGTRLISTEGEPAVRRHSADGRILDRLPVPDALRVAPAGRAVPNGTFEGLTAFRGGLLAAMEYALSGDTAGIVRFQTWHRHKGSYELAAQYAYRADTGLGVPEVTALPDGRLLVLERGFTSGVGNTVRLYLADPRRASDTSGVEHLTGQDGVRLIRKTLLADLVDCPDLGATAKQPQPNPLLDNIEAMTVTGRTKSGAFKVLLASDDNQNPSQTTRFYYLRVRTH; from the coding sequence ATGCGCATGCGATCCGTACTCGCCGCCGCCACCGCGGCGCTGGCGGCGGCCACCTGTCTGACCGCCGCCGGCCCGTCCTCCGCCGACGTCCCCCGGGACCACGCCTGTTCGCCGTCCGTCGCGATCGACCGCTTCTCCGACGCGCTCGACAAGACGACGTACCAGGGCACCTTCGTGGGCAACTTCTCCGCGCTCGCGGTGGACCGCGACGGCTCCCTCGCGGCCGTCTCCGACCGGTCCGCCCTGTTCTCGCTGGACGGCCGGACGCTCGCGCCGCGTTCGGTGGTCCCGCTCGCCGACGAGAACGGCGCCGCGCCGGACTCCGAGGGCCTGGTGATCGACCGCGACGGCACCCGGCTGATCAGCACCGAGGGCGAACCGGCCGTCCGGCGCCACTCCGCCGACGGCCGGATCCTCGACCGGCTCCCGGTGCCGGACGCGCTCCGGGTCGCGCCGGCCGGGCGGGCCGTCCCCAACGGCACCTTCGAGGGCCTGACCGCCTTCCGCGGCGGACTGCTGGCGGCCATGGAGTACGCGCTCTCCGGTGACACGGCGGGCATCGTCCGCTTCCAGACCTGGCACCGGCACAAGGGCTCGTACGAACTCGCCGCCCAGTACGCCTACCGCGCCGACACCGGACTGGGCGTCCCCGAGGTCACCGCGCTGCCCGACGGGCGGCTGCTCGTCCTGGAGCGCGGCTTCACCTCGGGCGTCGGCAACACCGTCCGCCTCTACCTGGCCGACCCGCGCCGCGCGAGCGATACCTCCGGGGTGGAGCACCTCACGGGCCAGGACGGTGTCCGGCTGATCCGCAAGACCCTCCTCGCCGACCTCGTGGACTGCCCGGACCTCGGCGCCACCGCCAAGCAGCCGCAGCCGAACCCGCTCCTCGACAACATCGAGGCGATGACGGTCACGGGCCGTACGAAGAGCGGTGCCTTCAAGGTCCTGCTCGCCAGCGACGACAACCAGAACCCCAGCCAGACGACCCGGTTCTACTACCTCAGGGTGCGCACCCACTAA
- a CDS encoding serine hydrolase: MTHRISRRARWVAGGVLVASVAAVTPASAATPAVSCTSAKAGLADKLKKDITAALATRKGTIAVGVYDRVTKTTCTLRSGTAFDSASVVKVTVLATLLWDAQKTGRALTSREKSLATAMITKSDNASTTTLWKQLGVTKVKNFLAAAQMTQTTPGANGYWGLTQITATDQQKLMKLLTAKNAVLTDDSRWYVRKLMGDVVSSQRWGTPYGAPSDVIVHVKNGWLERATNGWRVHSVGTFKGGGHDYMISVLTHGNSTMNYGITTIQGVAKVIHRDLTAS, from the coding sequence ATGACTCACCGGATATCCAGACGTGCCAGATGGGTGGCGGGCGGCGTACTCGTCGCCTCTGTGGCCGCCGTCACACCCGCGAGCGCCGCGACACCCGCCGTCAGCTGTACGTCCGCCAAGGCCGGGCTCGCCGACAAGCTGAAGAAGGACATCACCGCCGCGCTGGCGACCCGTAAGGGAACCATCGCCGTCGGGGTCTACGACCGGGTCACCAAGACCACCTGCACGCTGCGCTCCGGCACCGCCTTCGACTCCGCCAGCGTGGTGAAGGTCACCGTCCTCGCCACCCTGCTGTGGGACGCGCAGAAGACCGGCCGGGCCCTCACCAGCCGGGAGAAGTCCCTCGCCACGGCCATGATCACCAAGTCGGACAACGCCTCCACCACCACCCTGTGGAAGCAGCTCGGCGTCACCAAGGTGAAGAACTTCCTCGCCGCCGCCCAGATGACGCAGACCACGCCCGGCGCCAACGGCTACTGGGGCCTGACCCAGATCACCGCCACCGACCAGCAGAAGCTGATGAAGCTGCTGACCGCGAAGAACGCGGTGCTCACCGACGACTCCCGCTGGTACGTCCGCAAGCTGATGGGCGACGTGGTCTCCTCCCAGCGCTGGGGCACCCCGTACGGAGCGCCCTCCGACGTCATCGTGCACGTCAAGAACGGCTGGCTGGAGCGGGCCACCAACGGCTGGCGGGTGCACAGCGTGGGCACCTTCAAGGGCGGCGGCCACGACTACATGATCTCGGTGCTGACCCACGGCAACAGCACCATGAACTACGGCATCACCACCATCCAGGGCGTTGCCAAGGTCATCCACCGGGATCTCACGGCGAGTTGA
- a CDS encoding endonuclease I family protein — MLATRIPRWRAVALATATVLVGLSAPALTATPAAATTTAYDSTYYKNAIGKSGTSLKSALHTIITPQTKLSYSAVWEALKVTDQDPNNSNNVKLLYSGISRSKSLNGGNSGNWNREHVWAQSHGDFGTSAGPGTDLHHLRPEDVSVNSIRGNKDFDNGGSSFTNSGGSLTDSNSFEPRDAVKGDVARMILYMAVRYEGDDSWPNLEPNDAVTNGSVPYHGRLSVLKAWNDEDPPDAFEERRNQLIYTNYQGNRNPFIDHPEWVEAIW; from the coding sequence ATGCTGGCGACACGCATACCCCGCTGGAGGGCGGTGGCCCTCGCCACCGCCACGGTCCTGGTCGGGCTCAGTGCCCCCGCTCTCACCGCGACCCCCGCCGCGGCCACCACGACCGCGTATGACAGCACGTACTACAAGAACGCGATCGGCAAGTCCGGCACCAGCCTGAAGAGCGCGCTGCACACGATCATCACCCCGCAGACCAAGCTGTCGTACTCCGCAGTCTGGGAGGCGCTGAAGGTCACCGACCAGGACCCGAACAACAGCAACAACGTCAAGCTGCTGTACTCGGGCATCTCCCGCAGCAAGTCGCTCAACGGCGGCAACAGCGGGAACTGGAACCGTGAGCACGTCTGGGCGCAGTCCCACGGCGACTTCGGCACCTCGGCCGGTCCGGGCACCGACCTGCACCACCTGCGCCCGGAGGACGTGTCGGTCAACTCCATCCGCGGCAACAAGGACTTCGACAACGGCGGCAGCAGCTTCACCAACTCCGGTGGCAGCCTGACCGACTCCAACTCCTTCGAGCCCCGCGACGCCGTCAAGGGCGACGTGGCCCGCATGATCCTCTACATGGCCGTCCGCTACGAGGGCGACGACAGCTGGCCGAACCTGGAGCCCAACGACGCCGTCACCAACGGCAGCGTGCCCTACCACGGCCGGCTCTCGGTCCTGAAGGCCTGGAACGACGAGGACCCGCCGGACGCCTTCGAGGAGCGCCGCAACCAGCTCATCTACACCAACTACCAGGGCAACCGGAACCCGTTCATCGACCACCCGGAGTGGGTCGAGGCGATCTGGTAG